The segment GCGTAGCCACCAAATATGATCAACTGGCGATTGAGTACTTTCAGTCGCAGGGCGTGCAGGCGGAGATCATTCATCTCTACGGCTCAATGGAGCTGGCACCGCTGGTTGGCATGGCAGAGCGCATTGTTGATCTGGTGGAGACCGGTAGCACCTTAAAGGCCAACGGACTGGTGGAGGAGATCACCCTGTGTGATATCTCCAGTCGCCTGATTGTTAATCCGGCCAGCTTTGCCACGCGCAAATCACAGATTCAACCAATTATTGAGAAGCTGCGTTTAGCAGTGGAAGTAAGAGATAAAGGATAAGGGAACAGATATGAGCAACATTCTACGACTCGATTCTCAGCAGGAGGATTTTTCAGCCAGGCTGGATGCCCTGCTTTCACGCGAGGCTGATACCGGCGCCGATGTGCAGGATCTGGTGGCGGGTATTCTTGCCGATGTTAAACAGCGTGGTAACGCTGCACTGTGTGATTATACCGAGCGCTTTGATGGCTGGGCATGCACAGGTGAAACCATTGAGATTAGCCGCGCACGTATGCAAGAGGCGTGGAATGCCGTATCGGATATGGATCGTGAATCACTGCAACTGGCGACGGATCGTATCCGCGCCTACCACGAGAAGCAGCATCAGGATGACTGGGAGTATACCGACGAGGTCGGCATGACCCTCGGTCAGCGCATTACCCCACTTGATCGTGTAGGTCTTTATGTGCCCGGCGGCAAGGCAGCTTACCCATCATCGGTGTTGATGAATGCCGTGCCTGCCGTGGTGGCCGGTGTGAAAGAGATTGTCATGGTGGTGCCAACACCGGGTGGCGAGATCAATGAACTGGTACTGGCAGCAGCCTATGTCTCCGGTGTGCAGCGCGGCTTTGCGGTTGGTGGTGCTCAGGCAGTGGCCGCATTGGCTTATGGTACAGAGACTATTCCGGCTGTGGACAAGATTGTTGGTCCGGGCAATAAGTTTGTGGCAGCAGCCAAACGTCAGGTGTTCGGCACCTGTGGTATCGATATGATTGCCGGCCCTTCTGAGATCGTGGTGGTGGCTGATGGTGGTAATCCATCCTGGATTGCAGCTGATTTCCTCTCGCAGGCAGAACATGATGAGGCGGCACAGAGCATCCTGATCTCCACTGATGCACATCTGTTGACGCAGGTGGCACAATCGATTGAGGCGCATCTACAGGTATTGCCACGTGCCAAAATCGCACGAGCCTCTGTTGAAACGCACGGTGCTTTGATTCTGGTTAAGGATTGGGCTGAGGCTGCGGATGTGGTCAATGTCATTGCGCCGGAACATCTGGAGCTGGCACTGGAGAATCCTGATGAGATTCTTCCAAGCATCAGACATGCCGGTGCCATCTTTATCGGCCACTTTGTGCCCGAAGCGTTGGGTGATTATATTGCAGGTCCGAATCATGTCTTACCGACCAACCGTACAGCTCGCTTCTCAAGCCCGCTGGGTCTATATGACTTTCAGAAACGCAGCAGTGTAATTCGCGCCACCCGTGCGGCTGTCGAAGCGATTGGTCCGGCTGCTGCTCACCTTGCTCATCGCGAAGGATTGCAGGCGCATGCCCTGACCCTCGAGCTGCGCCTGAAAGACAAAGGGTAATGATGTTGCCAACTAAACAACGGAGTGCAACCTCCGCACACGGACGTGCGGCGGGCAAACGAAGTACGCCCGTAAGCGAAGCAAAACCACGCTTTTGCGCAGTGATCAAAAGTGAGGGGCAGGATGCTCCCGAACGGATCAATAAATCATGATAAGAGGCGACATCAAAGCGCTGTCGGCATATCACGTGCCTGATAGCAGCGGCATGATCAAACTTGATGCCATGGAGAATCCGTTTTCCATGCCGGATGATCTGCGCAAAAAATGGGCCAGGCGACTGGCAGCGGTGGATGTGAATCGCTATCCGGATGCTGATATGCTCGCGCTGCGTACAAAGATCGCCAAACATGAGGGCGTGGAGCCTGAGCAGGTACTGCTCGGCAACGGTTCGGATGAGATCATCCAGATGATCCTGATTGCTACGGTGCCTGGAACCTGCGTGGTGCCCGGTCCAACATTTGTGATGTATAATCTGGTGTCGCAGTGGTTGAAACGACCTGTAGCAACCGTGCCTCTGGCGGAAGATTTCACCATGAAAGAGGAACATTTCCTGCAGGTCTGTGCACGTGAAAAGGCTGAAGTGGCCTTTCTGGCATGCCCGAACAATCCAACCGGCAACCTGTGGCGCCAGGAGCGGGTTGAGAAAATCGCCAGAGGTATGGGCGGTATGCTGGTCATTGATGAGGCTTATGGCCCCTTCTCTGAACGTACGCACAACTACCTGATCGCACCCAATGTCATGGTTCTGAAAACCTTCTCCAAGGTGGGCTGGGCTGGCCTTCGCATGGGTTATCTTCTCGGTGATGCAGAGGTGATTGCGCAGCTGAATAAGGTGCGTATGCCCTATAATATCAATTCGCTGACACAGGCTTCAGCAGATTTCCTGCTTGATCACTTTGAGGTATTCGAGGCTCAGGTGGCAGAGCTGCGCGATGAGCGTGAACGCATGGCGACAGCACTGGCTGAGTTTGATGGCATTGAAGTCTTTCCATCACAGGCGAATTTCCTGCTGGTCAGGGTGAATGATGCAATGCATGTGTTTGAAGCGCTCAAGAAATCGGGAATTTTAATTAAGAATATGCACGGCTCTGATAGACTTCTGGTCAACTGCCTGCGTATCACCATTGGCAGCAGAGATGAAAACAGTGCCCTACTGGCGGCACTCCGGGAGATTCAGTTATGAGTCGCAATGCATCGATAGAACGTTCAACCAAAGAGACCTCGATCAGGTTGAGTCTTGATCTGGATGGCACAGGCAAGGCTGAGCTGAACTCATCAATTCCGTTTCTTGATCACATGCTTGAGCAGATCGCCCGTCATGGTCTGATTGATCTGAGTGTGGATGCTAAAGGCGATCGCGAGATTGATGATCATCACACGGTGGAAGATATCGGTATCTGCCTCGGTGAAGCGCTGCGCGATGCGATTGGTGATAAAGCCGGTATCATTCGTTATGGCCATGCCTATGTGCCATTGGATGAGGCGCTTTCACGTGTTGTACTCGACTTCTCCGGTCGTCCGGGTCTGGATTACCATATCGATTTCCCTAAAGAGACAGTGGGTGGCTTTGATATCGATCTGTTCAAAGAGTTTTTCCAGGCTGTGAGTAATCATGGCCGCATTACGCTGCACATTGATGCAATTCGTGGTGACAATAACCACCATATTATTGAAACAGTATTCAAGGCATTCGGTCGTGCGCTGCGTATGGCAGTAGAATCGGATCCGCGCCAGAGCGGAATTCCGAGTACCAAGGGCGCTCTTTAGTAACAGCATGTCCATAACACAAATCCTCTCCATCCATGGAGGGGTGGCGGGCGAATGCAATGAGTCCGTGAACGTAGCAAAACCGCGCTTTTGCGAAGTGTCAAAAGGCGGAAGGCAGGAGCCTGTAGCCGAATGAAAAAAACCGGACTTATTAATTATGGAATGGGCAATCTGCACTCGGTGGCCAAGGCGCTGGAGAAGGCGGGTGGTGAGGTTGAGCTGGTCTCTGATGCCGCTTCACTGAAAAACTATGATCGCATTGTGCTGCCCGGTGTCGGCGCTTTTCGTGACTGTGTTGCTGCCCTGAAAGAGAGTGGCATGGATGTTGCCATCAAAAATGAGATCGCTGCAGGCAAACCATTTCTGGGCATCTGCCTCGGCATGCAGGTGTTGATGGATCACTCACTTGAGTTCGGCCGCCATAAGGGACTTGGCTTGATTGCCGGTGCCGTCAGCCCTTTTCCCGCAGATCATGCCGAGCGTGGTTATAAAATCCCGCACATGGGCTGGAATGATGTCATCTTCTCATCAGAGAAACCGCAGCATCCGGTGCTGGCACCGCTGGCAGGCAAACAGGTCTATTATGTTCACTCCTACTGCTGCATGCCTGAAAATCCTGATCATCTATTGGCCGCCTGCTCCTATGGCGACTACCCGTTTGCTGCCGCAGTGGGTCGCGACAATATCGTGGCAGTGCAGTTTCACCCCGAAAAAAGCCAGAGCGCAGGCCTGGCACTGATGGAGGCATTCCTGCAATGGAATCCGTAAATGTATTTGAACTAATCCCCGCAATCGATCTGAAAGATGGGCACTGCGTACGTCTGAAACAGGGGCGCATGGATGATGCAACCGTCTATGGTGATGATCCGGGTGCGATGGCTGCGCACTGGCAGTCTCTCGGCGCCAAGCGGTTGCATGTGGTAGATCTTGATGGTGCTTTTGCCGGCAAGCCGGCCAACCGTGAAGCGATTCGTGCAATTTGCGCCGAGATGCATATTCCGGTTCAGCTCGGTGGTGGCTTGCGTGATCTGGCTATGATTGAAGGGACACTGAATCTCGGTGTCGATCGTGTGATCCTGGGCTCTATTGCCGTGGCCAACCCATCACTGGTGGAGGAGGCGTGCAAGGCGTTCCCCGGTCAGGTCTGTGTCGGTATTGATGCCAAAGGTGGCATGGTGGCTGTGCACGGTTGGGATGATGTTACTGATGTCACGGCTGTTGATCTGGCGCTCAAGTTTGAAGATGCCGGTGTCTCATCGATTATTTATACCGATATTGCTCGCGATGGCATGATGACCGGCCCGAACATTGAGGAGACGGTAAACCTGGCCAAGGCGATCTCGATTCCGGTGATTGTATCCGGCGGCGTGTCCAAAATGGATGATGTGACTGCCTGTGCCAAACATGTGGACGATGGTATCTGTGGCGCAATCACCGGCCGTGCCATCTATGAGAACACCATCGACTTCGCTGAAGCGATGAGGATTTTGAAATGAAAAACATGAACCGCAAAGGACGCAAAGGTACGCAAAGTTTTTTTGCTGATTATTCCTTTGCGCTTCTTTGCGTCCTTCGCGGTGAAAAAAATGCTGAGTAAAAGAATAATTCCCTGTTTGGATGTGGCGCACGGGCGTGTGGTTAAAGGCGTGCAGTTTGTAGATATTATCGATGCCGGTGATCCGGTTGAGGCTGCCATTAAATATGATCAGCAGGGTGCTGATGAGCTGACCTTCCTTGATATTCGTGCCAGCCATGAGAGCCGCGATACGCTCTACCATATGGTTACCGAGGTGGCCGAACATGTATTTATGCCGCTCACTGTTGGCGGTGGTGTGAAGGCCCTCTCCGATATTGAGAATCTTCTGCATGCCGGTGCCGATAAGGTCTCGATCAACACTGCCGCGATCTTCACCCCCGAACTGGTCAAAGAGGCTGCCGAGCGCTTCGGATCGTCAACGATTGTTGTGGCCGTGGATGCCAAAAGCGTGGATGACCACTGGGAGTGTTTTACCCACGGCGGCAGAAAACCGACCGGTATCAATGCCGTGGAGTGGGCGAAGCGTATGTCTGACTACGGTGCAGGCGAGATTCTTCTCACCAGTATGGATGCTGACGGCACCAAAAACGGTTATGACATCCCGCTCACGCGTGCGGTCTCTGATGCGATCAGTGCTAACGTGGTGGCATCCGGTGGTGTGGGCACACTCGAGCATATGGCTGAAGGTCTGAAGGCTGGTGGTGCTGATGCGGTGCTCGCCGCCTCTATCTTCCATTTCGGCACATTCACGATTGCCGAAACAAAGGAATATCTGGCCAAACAGGGGATTCCTGTCCGCAATTGATTCATGGCATGATTCATGCTCTATTGATGAACATTTACCGGAGAGGCATACATCTGAGCTGATGTGGCTATTCATTAGGGCTTTTTCTAAAGCCGCTGTTTTGAGAGGAAGAACCTTTCTTACATACGCAAGATGCGAATGCAATCACATCTGCCAAACAGTTGTTATGGCGGCCGCTATTGCTCTGTTTGCGCTCACATCTGCGACCTCTATCGCCTCTGAGCAGACTCCGGTTCGCTCCGATGAACTGAAATCTGTATATATCTTCAATTTTATCCGTTTTACCGATTGGCCTGAAAATAGTCCGGATGCTAATGCAACTGGAGTGCGGCTGAACGTTCTCCATGATCAAAGATTGCATGACATACTGCAGGCTATTGCAGAGAAACCGGCAGCCCGGCAACTTGGATTGAAGCTGCTCTCATGCAAGGAGATAACTTGTCTCCGATCCAGCTCGGTTCTGTTTATTGGAGAGCCGGATCGGGGACATTTTGACCAGCTATTGAAACTGGTTGAGGGATCTCCAGTACTTACGATTTCTGATATTCCCGGCTTTGCTGAGCAGGGCGGCATGATCGAAATCAAATATCACAACGAAAAACTCACCTTTATCGTCAATTTGCAGGCAGTCAAACGCGCTGGCCTCTATATCAGTGCGCAACTTCTGCAGCTCGGTGAGATAGTTGGGAGGGATAATGAATAGAGAATCTTCTACTTCTATCCAGCGCCAGCTCCAGATCTTTTTCGTGTTAACACTTGGATTTACCGTGCTCGTGATGGGCGGCGTGTGGATCGGTCACAATCAGGTGTTACTCGAGAGGGAGGCTGAGAGGGTGCTGATTGTTGAAGGTGACATCATAGGCGCGGCAGCAAGGCCGGCTATGATGTTCAACGATCAGCGCATGGCTGCTGAGCTGTTGCAATCGATGCAGTTTGATCCCGACATCTCCATGGTGAAACTGTTCACCTATGACGGTCAGAGCCTGTTTACCTATGCTGCAGAAGACGATACTGCTGCCAGGGTGCAACCGGTTAACTTTCAACAGCTGCAGAGTATCGATTTTTCTGACGGAAGATTACGCCTCTACAGGGTTGTAAAACATAAAGGTGAAGCGGTTGGTGTTATCTATCTGGAGTCCCGCCTTGACCACCTGAAAGAGAGTCAGCGTACCGGTTATATTACGGTGTTGATGGTCATGCTCGGCTCTCTGTTTCTGGGCCTAATGCTGGCATCGCGGTTGCAGAAGAGGATCGCTTCGCCGATCAGCGCACTGGCTGAATTGATGCGCAAGATGGGCCATGATCGTGACTATTCACTCAGAGCCGATAGCCCGACCTATAACAGGGAGACTGAAGAGCTTCTGGTTGGTTTTAATCAGATGGCGGATGAGATTGAAAATAGTTTTCACACCATCAAAGAGAATCACAGAGACCTGAAGGAGGGTGAAGTTCGCTTCAGGAATGTTGTGGAACTTGCGCCTATGCCAGTAGTGATCAGCCGACCTGCTGATGGAGAGATCCTACTTTTTAATGGTGCAGCTGCTCAGATGTTCGGCTTCGAGGGCAAGCAGAGTGAAGATACCAAGACCCTGAAGTTCTACAGGCAACCCGAAGACCGGCAGGAGCTGCTCGGCACGTTGAAGCAGGAGGGTAAGGTTGTCGGCAAGGAGATAGAGGCTGTTGATAGTAATGGCGATCCATTCTGGGTTTCGCTCTCTATGAGCCGGATAACATTTGAGTCTGAGCCGGCACTGTTCACTGCCTTTATGGATATTTCTGACCAGAAGAGCATCGAGAAGAGGCTGGAGGAGCAGGTATCTGAAAGGACATCTGAACTCAAAAACACCCGTGATGAGTTACAGTCGACACTGGATAATATGCTCGATACCTACTACCGCCTCTCTTCAGACGGCGCGGTTGTCTGGGCATCGAGTGCTGTTCACTCGCTGCTCGGTTACTCGCTTGAAGAGGTGACCGGTATGCCAATGAAAGCGCTGTGGCTTGATAGCTGTGGCTTTGCTCAATCGGTGGCTGCTTTGAGAGAGAACAGTGGCGTTCTGATGAACTATAAAATTCAGCTCAAACACCGTGATGGCCAGCTGATCTGGTGCTCACTATCAGCGCATCTGATTATCGATCAGCAGGGTGAGGTGGTCGGTATTGAAGGGGTGGTTCGCGATATCTCACTGCAGGTAGAGGCTGAAACGCAGAAGCAGGAGATGGAGAAGAAGATGGCGCATGTGCAGCGGCTGGAGTCGCTGGGTGTACTGGCCGG is part of the Mariprofundus sp. NF genome and harbors:
- the hisD gene encoding histidinol dehydrogenase → MSNILRLDSQQEDFSARLDALLSREADTGADVQDLVAGILADVKQRGNAALCDYTERFDGWACTGETIEISRARMQEAWNAVSDMDRESLQLATDRIRAYHEKQHQDDWEYTDEVGMTLGQRITPLDRVGLYVPGGKAAYPSSVLMNAVPAVVAGVKEIVMVVPTPGGEINELVLAAAYVSGVQRGFAVGGAQAVAALAYGTETIPAVDKIVGPGNKFVAAAKRQVFGTCGIDMIAGPSEIVVVADGGNPSWIAADFLSQAEHDEAAQSILISTDAHLLTQVAQSIEAHLQVLPRAKIARASVETHGALILVKDWAEAADVVNVIAPEHLELALENPDEILPSIRHAGAIFIGHFVPEALGDYIAGPNHVLPTNRTARFSSPLGLYDFQKRSSVIRATRAAVEAIGPAAAHLAHREGLQAHALTLELRLKDKG
- the hisC gene encoding histidinol-phosphate transaminase, with amino-acid sequence MIRGDIKALSAYHVPDSSGMIKLDAMENPFSMPDDLRKKWARRLAAVDVNRYPDADMLALRTKIAKHEGVEPEQVLLGNGSDEIIQMILIATVPGTCVVPGPTFVMYNLVSQWLKRPVATVPLAEDFTMKEEHFLQVCAREKAEVAFLACPNNPTGNLWRQERVEKIARGMGGMLVIDEAYGPFSERTHNYLIAPNVMVLKTFSKVGWAGLRMGYLLGDAEVIAQLNKVRMPYNINSLTQASADFLLDHFEVFEAQVAELRDERERMATALAEFDGIEVFPSQANFLLVRVNDAMHVFEALKKSGILIKNMHGSDRLLVNCLRITIGSRDENSALLAALREIQL
- the hisB gene encoding imidazoleglycerol-phosphate dehydratase HisB; the encoded protein is MSRNASIERSTKETSIRLSLDLDGTGKAELNSSIPFLDHMLEQIARHGLIDLSVDAKGDREIDDHHTVEDIGICLGEALRDAIGDKAGIIRYGHAYVPLDEALSRVVLDFSGRPGLDYHIDFPKETVGGFDIDLFKEFFQAVSNHGRITLHIDAIRGDNNHHIIETVFKAFGRALRMAVESDPRQSGIPSTKGAL
- the hisH gene encoding imidazole glycerol phosphate synthase subunit HisH, yielding MKKTGLINYGMGNLHSVAKALEKAGGEVELVSDAASLKNYDRIVLPGVGAFRDCVAALKESGMDVAIKNEIAAGKPFLGICLGMQVLMDHSLEFGRHKGLGLIAGAVSPFPADHAERGYKIPHMGWNDVIFSSEKPQHPVLAPLAGKQVYYVHSYCCMPENPDHLLAACSYGDYPFAAAVGRDNIVAVQFHPEKSQSAGLALMEAFLQWNP
- the hisA gene encoding 1-(5-phosphoribosyl)-5-[(5-phosphoribosylamino)methylideneamino]imidazole-4-carboxamide isomerase is translated as MESVNVFELIPAIDLKDGHCVRLKQGRMDDATVYGDDPGAMAAHWQSLGAKRLHVVDLDGAFAGKPANREAIRAICAEMHIPVQLGGGLRDLAMIEGTLNLGVDRVILGSIAVANPSLVEEACKAFPGQVCVGIDAKGGMVAVHGWDDVTDVTAVDLALKFEDAGVSSIIYTDIARDGMMTGPNIEETVNLAKAISIPVIVSGGVSKMDDVTACAKHVDDGICGAITGRAIYENTIDFAEAMRILK
- the hisF gene encoding imidazole glycerol phosphate synthase subunit HisF, whose amino-acid sequence is MLSKRIIPCLDVAHGRVVKGVQFVDIIDAGDPVEAAIKYDQQGADELTFLDIRASHESRDTLYHMVTEVAEHVFMPLTVGGGVKALSDIENLLHAGADKVSINTAAIFTPELVKEAAERFGSSTIVVAVDAKSVDDHWECFTHGGRKPTGINAVEWAKRMSDYGAGEILLTSMDADGTKNGYDIPLTRAVSDAISANVVASGGVGTLEHMAEGLKAGGADAVLAASIFHFGTFTIAETKEYLAKQGIPVRN
- a CDS encoding YfiR family protein, coding for MAAAIALFALTSATSIASEQTPVRSDELKSVYIFNFIRFTDWPENSPDANATGVRLNVLHDQRLHDILQAIAEKPAARQLGLKLLSCKEITCLRSSSVLFIGEPDRGHFDQLLKLVEGSPVLTISDIPGFAEQGGMIEIKYHNEKLTFIVNLQAVKRAGLYISAQLLQLGEIVGRDNE
- a CDS encoding PAS domain S-box protein; the protein is MNRESSTSIQRQLQIFFVLTLGFTVLVMGGVWIGHNQVLLEREAERVLIVEGDIIGAAARPAMMFNDQRMAAELLQSMQFDPDISMVKLFTYDGQSLFTYAAEDDTAARVQPVNFQQLQSIDFSDGRLRLYRVVKHKGEAVGVIYLESRLDHLKESQRTGYITVLMVMLGSLFLGLMLASRLQKRIASPISALAELMRKMGHDRDYSLRADSPTYNRETEELLVGFNQMADEIENSFHTIKENHRDLKEGEVRFRNVVELAPMPVVISRPADGEILLFNGAAAQMFGFEGKQSEDTKTLKFYRQPEDRQELLGTLKQEGKVVGKEIEAVDSNGDPFWVSLSMSRITFESEPALFTAFMDISDQKSIEKRLEEQVSERTSELKNTRDELQSTLDNMLDTYYRLSSDGAVVWASSAVHSLLGYSLEEVTGMPMKALWLDSCGFAQSVAALRENSGVLMNYKIQLKHRDGQLIWCSLSAHLIIDQQGEVVGIEGVVRDISLQVEAETQKQEMEKKMAHVQRLESLGVLAGGIAHDFNNILAGIMGNAELAEMNMKESLPADRELENIVSSSVRAADLCRQMLAYSGQGSLVRKAVNLSGLVEETVQLIDVSISKNVSLKFDLQAHLPSILADNTQIQQIIMNLITNASEAIGEQHGGEIHVVTGSIFAGREALDSPFLEERRPPGDYVFLEVTDNGCGMDEATLNRIFDPFFTTKFTGRGLGMSAMLGIVRSHDGALQVESAPEKGARFRVLFPVSSASVDDMQAGEIATEKLKLSDQELTVLVIDDEVMVRAIFEKMLKKMGCEVLLACDGEEGLQRYSEHQQRIDAVLLDMTMPRMGGKEALIRLREMGIKAPVIVCSGYRNENVIPQFEQVQPEAFLQKPFSLQSLHSVLRQCLANITGSEQ